The following coding sequences lie in one Cloeon dipterum chromosome 1, ieCloDipt1.1, whole genome shotgun sequence genomic window:
- the lap gene encoding phosphatidylinositol-binding clathrin assembly protein LAP isoform X7, with the protein MSVKMAGQTINDRFLAARHSLAGQGLAKSVCKATTEEMISPKKKHLDYLIHCTNEPNVSIPQLANLLIERSQNTNWVVVYKALLTVHHLLCYGNERFTQYLASSNSTFQLSNFLDKSGVQAGAQVGYNMSPFIRRYAKYLNEKALSYRTVAFDFCKVKRGKGDGTLRTMNTDKLLKTLPVLQAQLDSLLEFDCSANDLTNGVINMCFMLLFRDLIRLFACYNDGIINLLEKYFDMNKKQCRDALDLYKKFLIRMDRVAEFLKVAENVGIDKGDIPDLTKAPSSLLDALEQHLAALEGRKGSAANTPTQGARNNLTSGVSALSSTSSAFGSAARTEAAAANGALAASIDETLRRQALADEEAALNAYKVQEKQSSPTQNNSSTNPFLSSPTNSGAAAVDFFATPDPGAAQANKASDDLLQLAGNPFADMFGGQPAQPAAAAAAPTNMWASNGFSGASPLPAATAAVGSNFVSEKAFSSVFGDASDSSAQPAPQAATGTLLTGDLESSLASLADNLTINKNQQAPKGVQWNSPKNTAKPGTNWTPQPMAATTGANYRPMGQGMQLVQPAPQAVPFTTYPSPQVYPTMGMWPGGIQQPMMAAPGAQMMPAAMPAQPQQPQPDPFGAL; encoded by the exons ACCTGATTCACTGCACGAATGAGCCCAACGTGAGCATCCCACAGCTAGCCAACTTGCTGATCGAGCGGTCGCAGAATACCAACTGGGTGGTGGTGTACAAAGCGTTGCTCACCGTGCACCACCTGCTCTGCTACGGCAACGAg AGATTCACACAATACCTGGCATCCAGCAATAGCACCTTCCAGCTCAGCAACTTCCTCGATAAAAGCGGGGTGCAAG CCGGGGCCCAAGTTG GATACAACATGTCTCCGTTTATCAGGAGATACGCAAAGTACCTCAACGAGAAGGCCCTCTCATATCGGACTGTAGCATTCGACTTCTGCAAAGTCAAAAGAGG GAAGGGCGATGGTACCCTGCGTACAATGAACACGGACAAGTTGCTGAAGACGCTGCCTGTGCTGCAGGCGCAGTTGGACTCGCTACTTGAATTTGATTGCTCAGCAAATGACCTGACCAATGGGGTCATCAATATGTGTTTCATGCTGCTTTTCAGAGACTTGATCCGTCTGTTCGCTTGTTACAACGATGGCATCATCAACCTGCTGGAAAAGTACTTTGACATGAACAAGAAGCAGTGCCGCGATGCGCTTGATCTGTACAAGAAATTCCTCATCAGGATGGACCGTGTCGCTGAGTTCCTCAAAGTCGCTGAG AATGTCGGCATCGACAAGGGTGACATTCCGGACCTCACAAAGGCGCCTAGCAGCTTACTCGATGCTCTTGAACAACACCTTGCAGCCTTGGAAGGGAGGAAAGGATCTGCTGCCAACACTCCGACTCAGGGCGCAAG AAACAATCTAACGTCTGGAGTTTCCGCCCTCTCCTCCACTAGTTCTGCATTTGGTTCGGCCGCCAGAACCGAGGCCGCGGCTGCCAACGGAGCCCTCGCGGCCAGCATTGACGAGACCTTGCGGCGGCAGGCGTTAGCAGATGAAGAGGCCGCCCTCAACGCATACAAAGTA CAGGAGAAGCAGTCAAGTCCAACCCAGAACAACAGTAGCACAAACCCATTCTTGAGCTCGCCAACCAACTCTGGCGCAGCTGCAGTAGATTTCTTCGCGACGCCAGACCCTGGCGCAGCACag GCGAACAAAGCGTCAGACGACCTTCTGCAACTGGCTGGAAACCCTTTCGCGGACATGTTTGGAGGCCAGCCCGCAcagccagcagccgccgccgccgcgcccaCAAATATGTGGGCCAGTAACG GTTTCTCAGGCGCCTCTCCTCTCCCTGCCGCCACTGCCGCGGTCGGATCAAACTTTGTCTCTGAAAAGGCGTTCAGTTCTGTCTTTGGAGATGCAAGTGATAGCT CCGCTCAGCCAGCCCCACAGGCTGCCACTGGCACCCTGCTCACCGGAGACCTCGAGTCGAGCCTAGCCAGCCTGGCGGACAACCTCACCATCAATAAGAACCAACAGGCTCCCAA GGGAGTGCAGTGGAACTCACCTAAAAATACTGCCAAGCCAGGCACAAACTGGACTCCGCAGCCGATGGCGGCCACCACAGGTGCCAATTACCGACCAATG GGCCAGGGCATGCAACTTGTCCAACCTGCTCCGCAAGCCGTACCCTTCACCACGTACCCTAGCCCCCAGGTCTACCCTACGATG GGAATGTGGCCTGGGGGAATTCAGCAGCCAATGATGGCGGCGCCTGGAGCCCAAATGATGCCTGCAGCTATGCCAGCCCAACCACAACAGCCCCAACCTGATCCTTTCGGTGCTCTTTAA
- the lap gene encoding phosphatidylinositol-binding clathrin assembly protein LAP isoform X5: protein MSVKMAGQTINDRFLAARHSLAGQGLAKSVCKATTEEMISPKKKHLDYLIHCTNEPNVSIPQLANLLIERSQNTNWVVVYKALLTVHHLLCYGNERFTQYLASSNSTFQLSNFLDKSGVQAGAQVGYNMSPFIRRYAKYLNEKALSYRTVAFDFCKVKRGKGDGTLRTMNTDKLLKTLPVLQAQLDSLLEFDCSANDLTNGVINMCFMLLFRDLIRLFACYNDGIINLLEKYFDMNKKQCRDALDLYKKFLIRMDRVAEFLKVAENVGIDKGDIPDLTKAPSSLLDALEQHLAALEGRKGSAANTPTQGASSAFGSAARTEAAAANGALAASIDETLRRQALADEEAALNAYKVQEKQSSPTQNNSSTNPFLSSPTNSGAAAVDFFATPDPGAAQANKASDDLLQLAGNPFADMFGGQPAQPAAAAAAPTNMWASNGFSGASPLPAATAAVGSNFVSEKAFSSVFGDASDSSDPNPFGAEFPAAAEAAAPAPSEPPLFGTPSKAKSAFDDLNDSILAALGASPSHAAPVQQQPQPPTIVSSLVPQSGSPSVAFGSPARPTGDAAQPAPQAATGTLLTGDLESSLASLADNLTINKNQQAPKGVQWNSPKNTAKPGTNWTPQPMAATTGANYRPMGQGMQLVQPAPQAVPFTTYPSPQVYPTMGMWPGGIQQPMMAAPGAQMMPAAMPAQPQQPQPDPFGAL from the exons ACCTGATTCACTGCACGAATGAGCCCAACGTGAGCATCCCACAGCTAGCCAACTTGCTGATCGAGCGGTCGCAGAATACCAACTGGGTGGTGGTGTACAAAGCGTTGCTCACCGTGCACCACCTGCTCTGCTACGGCAACGAg AGATTCACACAATACCTGGCATCCAGCAATAGCACCTTCCAGCTCAGCAACTTCCTCGATAAAAGCGGGGTGCAAG CCGGGGCCCAAGTTG GATACAACATGTCTCCGTTTATCAGGAGATACGCAAAGTACCTCAACGAGAAGGCCCTCTCATATCGGACTGTAGCATTCGACTTCTGCAAAGTCAAAAGAGG GAAGGGCGATGGTACCCTGCGTACAATGAACACGGACAAGTTGCTGAAGACGCTGCCTGTGCTGCAGGCGCAGTTGGACTCGCTACTTGAATTTGATTGCTCAGCAAATGACCTGACCAATGGGGTCATCAATATGTGTTTCATGCTGCTTTTCAGAGACTTGATCCGTCTGTTCGCTTGTTACAACGATGGCATCATCAACCTGCTGGAAAAGTACTTTGACATGAACAAGAAGCAGTGCCGCGATGCGCTTGATCTGTACAAGAAATTCCTCATCAGGATGGACCGTGTCGCTGAGTTCCTCAAAGTCGCTGAG AATGTCGGCATCGACAAGGGTGACATTCCGGACCTCACAAAGGCGCCTAGCAGCTTACTCGATGCTCTTGAACAACACCTTGCAGCCTTGGAAGGGAGGAAAGGATCTGCTGCCAACACTCCGACTCAGGGCGCAAG TTCTGCATTTGGTTCGGCCGCCAGAACCGAGGCCGCGGCTGCCAACGGAGCCCTCGCGGCCAGCATTGACGAGACCTTGCGGCGGCAGGCGTTAGCAGATGAAGAGGCCGCCCTCAACGCATACAAAGTA CAGGAGAAGCAGTCAAGTCCAACCCAGAACAACAGTAGCACAAACCCATTCTTGAGCTCGCCAACCAACTCTGGCGCAGCTGCAGTAGATTTCTTCGCGACGCCAGACCCTGGCGCAGCACag GCGAACAAAGCGTCAGACGACCTTCTGCAACTGGCTGGAAACCCTTTCGCGGACATGTTTGGAGGCCAGCCCGCAcagccagcagccgccgccgccgcgcccaCAAATATGTGGGCCAGTAACG GTTTCTCAGGCGCCTCTCCTCTCCCTGCCGCCACTGCCGCGGTCGGATCAAACTTTGTCTCTGAAAAGGCGTTCAGTTCTGTCTTTGGAGATGCAAGTGATAGCT CCGATCCAAATCCGTTTGGCGCCGAATTCCCTGCAGCCGCCGAGGCTGCTGCCCCCGCCCCCTCTGAACCCCCCTTGTTTGGCACGCCGTCCAAGGCAAAAAGTGCCTTTGATGACCTCAACGACAGCATCTTGGCCGCCCTGGGCGCCTCCCCCTCGCACGCCGCTCccgtgcagcagcagccccaGCCGCCCACAATCGTTTCCTCCCTCGTGCCCCAAAGTGGCAGCCCTTCGGTTGCGTTCGGATCGCCTGCACGCCCAACAGGTGACG CCGCTCAGCCAGCCCCACAGGCTGCCACTGGCACCCTGCTCACCGGAGACCTCGAGTCGAGCCTAGCCAGCCTGGCGGACAACCTCACCATCAATAAGAACCAACAGGCTCCCAA GGGAGTGCAGTGGAACTCACCTAAAAATACTGCCAAGCCAGGCACAAACTGGACTCCGCAGCCGATGGCGGCCACCACAGGTGCCAATTACCGACCAATG GGCCAGGGCATGCAACTTGTCCAACCTGCTCCGCAAGCCGTACCCTTCACCACGTACCCTAGCCCCCAGGTCTACCCTACGATG GGAATGTGGCCTGGGGGAATTCAGCAGCCAATGATGGCGGCGCCTGGAGCCCAAATGATGCCTGCAGCTATGCCAGCCCAACCACAACAGCCCCAACCTGATCCTTTCGGTGCTCTTTAA
- the lap gene encoding phosphatidylinositol-binding clathrin assembly protein LAP isoform X8 translates to MSVKMAGQTINDRFLAARHSLAGQGLAKSVCKATTEEMISPKKKHLDYLIHCTNEPNVSIPQLANLLIERSQNTNWVVVYKALLTVHHLLCYGNERFTQYLASSNSTFQLSNFLDKSGVQAGAQVGYNMSPFIRRYAKYLNEKALSYRTVAFDFCKVKRGKGDGTLRTMNTDKLLKTLPVLQAQLDSLLEFDCSANDLTNGVINMCFMLLFRDLIRLFACYNDGIINLLEKYFDMNKKQCRDALDLYKKFLIRMDRVAEFLKVAENVGIDKGDIPDLTKAPSSLLDALEQHLAALEGRKGSAANTPTQGARNNLTSGVSALSSTSSAFGSAARTEAAAANGALAASIDETLRRQALADEEAALNAYKVQEKQSSPTQNNSSTNPFLSSPTNSGAAAVDFFATPDPGAAQANKASDDLLQLAGNPFADMFGGQPAQPAAAAAAPTNMWASNAAQPAPQAATGTLLTGDLESSLASLADNLTINKNQQAPKGVQWNSPKNTAKPGTNWTPQPMAATTGANYRPMGQGMQLVQPAPQAVPFTTYPSPQVYPTMGMWPGGIQQPMMAAPGAQMMPAAMPAQPQQPQPDPFGAL, encoded by the exons ACCTGATTCACTGCACGAATGAGCCCAACGTGAGCATCCCACAGCTAGCCAACTTGCTGATCGAGCGGTCGCAGAATACCAACTGGGTGGTGGTGTACAAAGCGTTGCTCACCGTGCACCACCTGCTCTGCTACGGCAACGAg AGATTCACACAATACCTGGCATCCAGCAATAGCACCTTCCAGCTCAGCAACTTCCTCGATAAAAGCGGGGTGCAAG CCGGGGCCCAAGTTG GATACAACATGTCTCCGTTTATCAGGAGATACGCAAAGTACCTCAACGAGAAGGCCCTCTCATATCGGACTGTAGCATTCGACTTCTGCAAAGTCAAAAGAGG GAAGGGCGATGGTACCCTGCGTACAATGAACACGGACAAGTTGCTGAAGACGCTGCCTGTGCTGCAGGCGCAGTTGGACTCGCTACTTGAATTTGATTGCTCAGCAAATGACCTGACCAATGGGGTCATCAATATGTGTTTCATGCTGCTTTTCAGAGACTTGATCCGTCTGTTCGCTTGTTACAACGATGGCATCATCAACCTGCTGGAAAAGTACTTTGACATGAACAAGAAGCAGTGCCGCGATGCGCTTGATCTGTACAAGAAATTCCTCATCAGGATGGACCGTGTCGCTGAGTTCCTCAAAGTCGCTGAG AATGTCGGCATCGACAAGGGTGACATTCCGGACCTCACAAAGGCGCCTAGCAGCTTACTCGATGCTCTTGAACAACACCTTGCAGCCTTGGAAGGGAGGAAAGGATCTGCTGCCAACACTCCGACTCAGGGCGCAAG AAACAATCTAACGTCTGGAGTTTCCGCCCTCTCCTCCACTAGTTCTGCATTTGGTTCGGCCGCCAGAACCGAGGCCGCGGCTGCCAACGGAGCCCTCGCGGCCAGCATTGACGAGACCTTGCGGCGGCAGGCGTTAGCAGATGAAGAGGCCGCCCTCAACGCATACAAAGTA CAGGAGAAGCAGTCAAGTCCAACCCAGAACAACAGTAGCACAAACCCATTCTTGAGCTCGCCAACCAACTCTGGCGCAGCTGCAGTAGATTTCTTCGCGACGCCAGACCCTGGCGCAGCACag GCGAACAAAGCGTCAGACGACCTTCTGCAACTGGCTGGAAACCCTTTCGCGGACATGTTTGGAGGCCAGCCCGCAcagccagcagccgccgccgccgcgcccaCAAATATGTGGGCCAGTAACG CCGCTCAGCCAGCCCCACAGGCTGCCACTGGCACCCTGCTCACCGGAGACCTCGAGTCGAGCCTAGCCAGCCTGGCGGACAACCTCACCATCAATAAGAACCAACAGGCTCCCAA GGGAGTGCAGTGGAACTCACCTAAAAATACTGCCAAGCCAGGCACAAACTGGACTCCGCAGCCGATGGCGGCCACCACAGGTGCCAATTACCGACCAATG GGCCAGGGCATGCAACTTGTCCAACCTGCTCCGCAAGCCGTACCCTTCACCACGTACCCTAGCCCCCAGGTCTACCCTACGATG GGAATGTGGCCTGGGGGAATTCAGCAGCCAATGATGGCGGCGCCTGGAGCCCAAATGATGCCTGCAGCTATGCCAGCCCAACCACAACAGCCCCAACCTGATCCTTTCGGTGCTCTTTAA
- the lap gene encoding phosphatidylinositol-binding clathrin assembly protein LAP isoform X4, with protein sequence MSVKMAGQTINDRFLAARHSLAGQGLAKSVCKATTEEMISPKKKHLDYLIHCTNEPNVSIPQLANLLIERSQNTNWVVVYKALLTVHHLLCYGNERFTQYLASSNSTFQLSNFLDKSGVQGYNMSPFIRRYAKYLNEKALSYRTVAFDFCKVKRGKGDGTLRTMNTDKLLKTLPVLQAQLDSLLEFDCSANDLTNGVINMCFMLLFRDLIRLFACYNDGIINLLEKYFDMNKKQCRDALDLYKKFLIRMDRVAEFLKVAENVGIDKGDIPDLTKAPSSLLDALEQHLAALEGRKGSAANTPTQGARNNLTSGVSALSSTSSAFGSAARTEAAAANGALAASIDETLRRQALADEEAALNAYKVQEKQSSPTQNNSSTNPFLSSPTNSGAAAVDFFATPDPGAAQANKASDDLLQLAGNPFADMFGGQPAQPAAAAAAPTNMWASNGFSGASPLPAATAAVGSNFVSEKAFSSVFGDASDSSDPNPFGAEFPAAAEAAAPAPSEPPLFGTPSKAKSAFDDLNDSILAALGASPSHAAPVQQQPQPPTIVSSLVPQSGSPSVAFGSPARPTGDAAQPAPQAATGTLLTGDLESSLASLADNLTINKNQQAPKGVQWNSPKNTAKPGTNWTPQPMAATTGANYRPMGQGMQLVQPAPQAVPFTTYPSPQVYPTMGMWPGGIQQPMMAAPGAQMMPAAMPAQPQQPQPDPFGAL encoded by the exons ACCTGATTCACTGCACGAATGAGCCCAACGTGAGCATCCCACAGCTAGCCAACTTGCTGATCGAGCGGTCGCAGAATACCAACTGGGTGGTGGTGTACAAAGCGTTGCTCACCGTGCACCACCTGCTCTGCTACGGCAACGAg AGATTCACACAATACCTGGCATCCAGCAATAGCACCTTCCAGCTCAGCAACTTCCTCGATAAAAGCGGGGTGCAAG GATACAACATGTCTCCGTTTATCAGGAGATACGCAAAGTACCTCAACGAGAAGGCCCTCTCATATCGGACTGTAGCATTCGACTTCTGCAAAGTCAAAAGAGG GAAGGGCGATGGTACCCTGCGTACAATGAACACGGACAAGTTGCTGAAGACGCTGCCTGTGCTGCAGGCGCAGTTGGACTCGCTACTTGAATTTGATTGCTCAGCAAATGACCTGACCAATGGGGTCATCAATATGTGTTTCATGCTGCTTTTCAGAGACTTGATCCGTCTGTTCGCTTGTTACAACGATGGCATCATCAACCTGCTGGAAAAGTACTTTGACATGAACAAGAAGCAGTGCCGCGATGCGCTTGATCTGTACAAGAAATTCCTCATCAGGATGGACCGTGTCGCTGAGTTCCTCAAAGTCGCTGAG AATGTCGGCATCGACAAGGGTGACATTCCGGACCTCACAAAGGCGCCTAGCAGCTTACTCGATGCTCTTGAACAACACCTTGCAGCCTTGGAAGGGAGGAAAGGATCTGCTGCCAACACTCCGACTCAGGGCGCAAG AAACAATCTAACGTCTGGAGTTTCCGCCCTCTCCTCCACTAGTTCTGCATTTGGTTCGGCCGCCAGAACCGAGGCCGCGGCTGCCAACGGAGCCCTCGCGGCCAGCATTGACGAGACCTTGCGGCGGCAGGCGTTAGCAGATGAAGAGGCCGCCCTCAACGCATACAAAGTA CAGGAGAAGCAGTCAAGTCCAACCCAGAACAACAGTAGCACAAACCCATTCTTGAGCTCGCCAACCAACTCTGGCGCAGCTGCAGTAGATTTCTTCGCGACGCCAGACCCTGGCGCAGCACag GCGAACAAAGCGTCAGACGACCTTCTGCAACTGGCTGGAAACCCTTTCGCGGACATGTTTGGAGGCCAGCCCGCAcagccagcagccgccgccgccgcgcccaCAAATATGTGGGCCAGTAACG GTTTCTCAGGCGCCTCTCCTCTCCCTGCCGCCACTGCCGCGGTCGGATCAAACTTTGTCTCTGAAAAGGCGTTCAGTTCTGTCTTTGGAGATGCAAGTGATAGCT CCGATCCAAATCCGTTTGGCGCCGAATTCCCTGCAGCCGCCGAGGCTGCTGCCCCCGCCCCCTCTGAACCCCCCTTGTTTGGCACGCCGTCCAAGGCAAAAAGTGCCTTTGATGACCTCAACGACAGCATCTTGGCCGCCCTGGGCGCCTCCCCCTCGCACGCCGCTCccgtgcagcagcagccccaGCCGCCCACAATCGTTTCCTCCCTCGTGCCCCAAAGTGGCAGCCCTTCGGTTGCGTTCGGATCGCCTGCACGCCCAACAGGTGACG CCGCTCAGCCAGCCCCACAGGCTGCCACTGGCACCCTGCTCACCGGAGACCTCGAGTCGAGCCTAGCCAGCCTGGCGGACAACCTCACCATCAATAAGAACCAACAGGCTCCCAA GGGAGTGCAGTGGAACTCACCTAAAAATACTGCCAAGCCAGGCACAAACTGGACTCCGCAGCCGATGGCGGCCACCACAGGTGCCAATTACCGACCAATG GGCCAGGGCATGCAACTTGTCCAACCTGCTCCGCAAGCCGTACCCTTCACCACGTACCCTAGCCCCCAGGTCTACCCTACGATG GGAATGTGGCCTGGGGGAATTCAGCAGCCAATGATGGCGGCGCCTGGAGCCCAAATGATGCCTGCAGCTATGCCAGCCCAACCACAACAGCCCCAACCTGATCCTTTCGGTGCTCTTTAA
- the lap gene encoding phosphatidylinositol-binding clathrin assembly protein LAP isoform X2 produces MSVKMAGQTINDRFLAARHSLAGQGLAKSVCKATTEEMISPKKKHLDYLIHCTNEPNVSIPQLANLLIERSQNTNWVVVYKALLTVHHLLCYGNERFTQYLASSNSTFQLSNFLDKSGVQAGAQVGYNMSPFIRRYAKYLNEKALSYRTVAFDFCKVKRGKGDGTLRTMNTDKLLKTLPVLQAQLDSLLEFDCSANDLTNGVINMCFMLLFRDLIRLFACYNDGIINLLEKYFDMNKKQCRDALDLYKKFLIRMDRVAEFLKVAENVGIDKGDIPDLTKAPSSLLDALEQHLAALEGRKGSAANTPTQGARNNLTSGVSALSSTSSAFGSAARTEAAAANGALAASIDETLRRQALADEEAALNAYKVEKQSSPTQNNSSTNPFLSSPTNSGAAAVDFFATPDPGAAQANKASDDLLQLAGNPFADMFGGQPAQPAAAAAAPTNMWASNGFSGASPLPAATAAVGSNFVSEKAFSSVFGDASDSSDPNPFGAEFPAAAEAAAPAPSEPPLFGTPSKAKSAFDDLNDSILAALGASPSHAAPVQQQPQPPTIVSSLVPQSGSPSVAFGSPARPTGDAAQPAPQAATGTLLTGDLESSLASLADNLTINKNQQAPKGVQWNSPKNTAKPGTNWTPQPMAATTGANYRPMGQGMQLVQPAPQAVPFTTYPSPQVYPTMGMWPGGIQQPMMAAPGAQMMPAAMPAQPQQPQPDPFGAL; encoded by the exons ACCTGATTCACTGCACGAATGAGCCCAACGTGAGCATCCCACAGCTAGCCAACTTGCTGATCGAGCGGTCGCAGAATACCAACTGGGTGGTGGTGTACAAAGCGTTGCTCACCGTGCACCACCTGCTCTGCTACGGCAACGAg AGATTCACACAATACCTGGCATCCAGCAATAGCACCTTCCAGCTCAGCAACTTCCTCGATAAAAGCGGGGTGCAAG CCGGGGCCCAAGTTG GATACAACATGTCTCCGTTTATCAGGAGATACGCAAAGTACCTCAACGAGAAGGCCCTCTCATATCGGACTGTAGCATTCGACTTCTGCAAAGTCAAAAGAGG GAAGGGCGATGGTACCCTGCGTACAATGAACACGGACAAGTTGCTGAAGACGCTGCCTGTGCTGCAGGCGCAGTTGGACTCGCTACTTGAATTTGATTGCTCAGCAAATGACCTGACCAATGGGGTCATCAATATGTGTTTCATGCTGCTTTTCAGAGACTTGATCCGTCTGTTCGCTTGTTACAACGATGGCATCATCAACCTGCTGGAAAAGTACTTTGACATGAACAAGAAGCAGTGCCGCGATGCGCTTGATCTGTACAAGAAATTCCTCATCAGGATGGACCGTGTCGCTGAGTTCCTCAAAGTCGCTGAG AATGTCGGCATCGACAAGGGTGACATTCCGGACCTCACAAAGGCGCCTAGCAGCTTACTCGATGCTCTTGAACAACACCTTGCAGCCTTGGAAGGGAGGAAAGGATCTGCTGCCAACACTCCGACTCAGGGCGCAAG AAACAATCTAACGTCTGGAGTTTCCGCCCTCTCCTCCACTAGTTCTGCATTTGGTTCGGCCGCCAGAACCGAGGCCGCGGCTGCCAACGGAGCCCTCGCGGCCAGCATTGACGAGACCTTGCGGCGGCAGGCGTTAGCAGATGAAGAGGCCGCCCTCAACGCATACAAAGTA GAGAAGCAGTCAAGTCCAACCCAGAACAACAGTAGCACAAACCCATTCTTGAGCTCGCCAACCAACTCTGGCGCAGCTGCAGTAGATTTCTTCGCGACGCCAGACCCTGGCGCAGCACag GCGAACAAAGCGTCAGACGACCTTCTGCAACTGGCTGGAAACCCTTTCGCGGACATGTTTGGAGGCCAGCCCGCAcagccagcagccgccgccgccgcgcccaCAAATATGTGGGCCAGTAACG GTTTCTCAGGCGCCTCTCCTCTCCCTGCCGCCACTGCCGCGGTCGGATCAAACTTTGTCTCTGAAAAGGCGTTCAGTTCTGTCTTTGGAGATGCAAGTGATAGCT CCGATCCAAATCCGTTTGGCGCCGAATTCCCTGCAGCCGCCGAGGCTGCTGCCCCCGCCCCCTCTGAACCCCCCTTGTTTGGCACGCCGTCCAAGGCAAAAAGTGCCTTTGATGACCTCAACGACAGCATCTTGGCCGCCCTGGGCGCCTCCCCCTCGCACGCCGCTCccgtgcagcagcagccccaGCCGCCCACAATCGTTTCCTCCCTCGTGCCCCAAAGTGGCAGCCCTTCGGTTGCGTTCGGATCGCCTGCACGCCCAACAGGTGACG CCGCTCAGCCAGCCCCACAGGCTGCCACTGGCACCCTGCTCACCGGAGACCTCGAGTCGAGCCTAGCCAGCCTGGCGGACAACCTCACCATCAATAAGAACCAACAGGCTCCCAA GGGAGTGCAGTGGAACTCACCTAAAAATACTGCCAAGCCAGGCACAAACTGGACTCCGCAGCCGATGGCGGCCACCACAGGTGCCAATTACCGACCAATG GGCCAGGGCATGCAACTTGTCCAACCTGCTCCGCAAGCCGTACCCTTCACCACGTACCCTAGCCCCCAGGTCTACCCTACGATG GGAATGTGGCCTGGGGGAATTCAGCAGCCAATGATGGCGGCGCCTGGAGCCCAAATGATGCCTGCAGCTATGCCAGCCCAACCACAACAGCCCCAACCTGATCCTTTCGGTGCTCTTTAA